ATGATTTTCCAGTTTGACCCCCTTGACTGTTGCACCGTGAGTCTTACTTAAAACTGTTCTTCATGGTCAGGTTGTATACATTCCGCCGCGGCACCCCGTAGCGGCGGGCCACCTCTTTCACGGCCTCGCGCCGGTCGGCCCCGGACGCCACGAGTTCCTCGACCGCCGCCCGCAGGTCCTGCTGCCCGCAGGCTTCCGCCGCGCCCCCGGACGCCGCCCCTTCGATGACCAGGGTGAATTCCCCGCGCGGTTCCCGCTCCCGGAAGTGGGCCAGGGCCTCAGACAGGGTGCCCCGGAAGACCTCCTCGAACTTCTTCGTCAACTCCCGCGCCACCGCCACCCGCCGGTCCCCCATCACGGCCAGCAGTTCCTCCAGGGTGCGCACGACCCGGCGCGGCGATTCGAAGACGACCAGCGTCCGCGTCTCGCGCGCCAGCTCGGCCAGGACCTTCGCCCGGCCCTTACGCGGCAGGAAGCCCTCGAAGGCGAAGCGCGCCGTCGG
The genomic region above belongs to Thermoanaerobacterales bacterium and contains:
- the rsmI gene encoding 16S rRNA (cytidine(1402)-2'-O)-methyltransferase yields the protein MDPGTLYLCATPIGNLEDITLRALRVLREVDLIAAEDTRRTRKLLAHYDIPTPLVSYHAHNRESRGKELLARLRDGRSIALVSDAGTPGVSDPGAALVARAVAEGVPVVAIPGASAALTALVVSGLPTARFAFEGFLPRKGRAKVLAELARETRTLVVFESPRRVVRTLEELLAVMGDRRVAVARELTKKFEEVFRGTLSEALAHFREREPRGEFTLVIEGAASGGAAEACGQQDLRAAVEELVASGADRREAVKEVARRYGVPRRNVYNLTMKNSFK